The genomic window TCCATGGCAAGTTCGATGGCGGCGTCTTCTTCGAGCGAGGTATTGATCGTCACGAGTTGGCCGGTCAGATCCATCATCCGTCGCATGAGCTGATTGGCTTTAATGCCAATCGCTTCGGAGAGGGAACGCAAGGTGATGGGGTATTCGATCTCGGCGCTGGTCTTCCGCGGAGCGACGGTGGGCCCTCGGCTCTTGTGGCGCTTCGGACCGCGTCGACGACCGCTGTCCTCGTCGCTATCCAGCAACGCCGCGGCAGGAACCGGAGACACCACGCGATCCTTGGCCCGTTCCTGACGAGCCTTTCGCCGTCCGGCACGGTCGGCGGCGCCACCGAATCGACCGCCGGGGCCCGCCGGCCCCCCCTTGCCCTTGCGTTCTTCTTCTTCGAAATCGGCCCCGGACTTCCGGGACGGAGCACCAGGGACACCGCCACGAGCCGTCGGGCCAGTCGGCAGCGGACCCGTTGGCAAGCCTTCCGGACGGGGACCGCGGGGAGCACCAGCGTCTCGACCGGTCGGAGGAGCGGTCGGAAGCTGCCCTCGCCGCATCATCTCCAGCATTTCTTCGCGGGTAAACCGCTGCTGGGGCTGTACATGCCCCCCGGCGGGAGGCCCACCAGCGGGGCGAGGCCCACCAGCGGGACGCTTGGGGGGTCCACCGGGAGGAGCCACCGGAGGCAAGGGGCGTCCACCGCCCGACGCGACCGGAGGCAAGGGGCGTCCTCCCGGTCGGGGGCCTTCACGCCGTCCCGAAGTGTCGCCCGATTCGCCGGCAGGTCGACGAGGGGGCTGAGCGGCAGCAGGCCGACCGGTCGAGCCGGGCCGAGTCCCGGCGGGACCGATGTAATCACTCCGATCGAGAGGCCGCGATGGCTGCGGACCTTGGCCAGGGCGGGGACGCTGATCCGGCGCCGGACCGGCCGTCGGAGGAGCCGACGGCGTAGGGCCAGCCGGACGAACAGTCGTGCCTCGGGTATGTCCAGCAAGCGGCCCAGCTTGCTTCGAGGCCTGAGAGGACGCAGGAGGAGTTTGCGACATAGGGGGGGCTGGACGGGATGCGGGAGGACCCGCGGGCGGGGAAGCGGACGGAGTGGGACGAACGGGAGCCGAGGCCGGTTCCGGCGCTTGAGCCGAGTCGGCCTGGGCCGGGGCGGGTTTGGTCGGCTGCGGCGGCGTGGATGCCTGAGGCGGAGCCGAATCAAGCGAGTCGGCTGCCGCAGTCTTGGGAGAGGCAGCGGTCGGGCTGATGACGGGGGCCTCCGCGGTCGGGGTCTTCGGTGCCGATTCCGATTTCGGTTCCGGTGTGGGCCGGGGTGGGGTTGGTGCGGCTTGGGGGGCTGGCCCCGAGGTCGATGCGATCATGCGCTGCCGGATCTCATGAGCAACGTCGTCACCGACGCTTGCCAGAGGGCTCGCTTTGACATCAAGGCCCCATTCCTGAATACGATCGATGAGATCTTGGGCTTTCTCCAGCCCGAGTTCTTTCGCTAACGCGTGGACACGAATCGACAACGGCTCCTCCTCCTGGCTTGGGACATCCGAGCCCATCGGGATGTCCCGGTCGGTATTGTGGTTTCGACCGACCGGTCGTGCCAGGCCAATTTTCCGGAACCTCCGGGCCGCATGCTGGCCGGGAGAGCCCGGAACAGGCGGATTAGGAGGAGGGAACGGCAGGGGCGGCGACTCGGCCGGTACGCGGCGGTCTTGGCCGGACCGTCGCGGGGATCATGGTTCTTCGCGGTCCATAGCTGAGGGCTCCGGAGAATCCGCTCCTGAGACCTCGGCCGAGCTGGCCGTTGAGGGTTCAGGGGCAGAGGGCGGGGAGGCCGGGCGTTCCGCTGAGTCCACCGCCGGGGCGTTGGATTCAGGTTCAGCCTCGGCCGGGGGGGGCACGACGCGACCGATGCGGATCTCAAACGGGGGGACGTCGGTTTCGTCTGGGTCTTCCTCGTCGTCAATCGGGGCGTGGGTCACTTCGTGACCGCGATGCTCGAGATGACCCGCCTCGTCGGCCAGGTCAAGATCGTGCGAGTCATAGCTCGCAGCGGTTTCGGTTGGGTCCGAGGCCTCACCGAGATCCTGGGAACCCGTCTCGGCGGATTCTGGAGCGTCGGAAGCCGAAGCCTCCGAGTCGTCCGGCGGACTTACGGTAGCTTCGGAATCGAGTGCAGACGCGGCTGGCTCGTGTTCGTCATCAGGGGCAGGCTCAACGATCGGCTCGACAGGCTCGGCGCGAGGCTCAGCCGATGCGGCACTTGCGAGGGACCTTGCTCCTTTACGGCGAGGCGTCTCGTCTTGTTCGGCAAGCTCGGCAAGGTGTTCGGCCTGTGAAACCAGACTTCGAGCCAGTGGCTCGTCGAAGCCTTCCACCGTACTGACCAGATGGTCGATCTCCATGATCGACAGGTCATCGTAACTGAGAATCCCCTGCTCAACGAGACGGTTGGCCAGGTCGGTATCACACCCTTCAAGTGCCGAAAAGAGGCCGACAGCCTTATCGATCAACTCGTCCAGCTCCTCGCTGGTCATGATCTCGATGTCCCAGCCGACCAGCTTCGAGGCAAGCCGTACATTTTGACCGCGTCGACCGATTGCCAGCGAGAGCTGATCGTCCCGAACCAGCACGATTGCCCGGCCCAGCAGGTTGCAGAGAAGAACCTCTTCAATTTCCGCCGGCTGCAGGGCGTTGGGAATCAGGACCTGAAGGGCTTCATTCCAGCGGACGATGTCAATCCGCTCACCCCCCAGTTCATCGACGATATTCTTGATCCGCGTTCCCCGGACACCGACGCAGGCGCCAACCGCGTCAACCTTCTGGTCGAGCGAACTGACAGCGACTTTTGACCGATAACCGGCTTCCCGGGCAAGGGCCTTGATCTGAATCGTCTGGTCCGCGATCTCGGGAATTTCCAGCTCGAACAGCCTGCGCACGAAATCCGGATGGGTGCGGCTGAGGATAATCTTGACTCGCTGGCCGACTTTGCGGACGTCAAGCACAATCGCCCGAACCCGCTCGCCAGGGTGATGGCTTTCGCCCGGAATCGACTCACTCCGGGGAAGTAAGCCGTCGGTCTTGCCCAGATTGACCGTCACCGCCCCGCCTTCAAAGCGCTGAATGGTCCCGGTGACCATCTCCCCCCGCAGAACCTCGAACTCATCGAACAAGGTATCGCGTTCGGCTTCGCGAATTTTCTGAATAATGACCTGTTTGGCCGTCTGGGCGGCGATTCGGCCAAAATCGGGGGGCTCAACGGACACGCCGTCTTTCAAGGTGGCGATCCGGCCAGTTTCCGGGTCAATCGTGACCTGAATCTCCTGGGCGTCCGGATAGTGCTTGCGCGCGGCTGTGGCAAGCGCCGATTGAAGTCCATCAAAAAGGACTTCTTTCGGGATATTCTTTTCCCGATGAATACTCTCGACAATCCGGACCAGATCGACGCTCATCCAACTCCTCCGAGG from Tautonia marina includes these protein-coding regions:
- the nusA gene encoding transcription termination factor NusA, with product MSVDLVRIVESIHREKNIPKEVLFDGLQSALATAARKHYPDAQEIQVTIDPETGRIATLKDGVSVEPPDFGRIAAQTAKQVIIQKIREAERDTLFDEFEVLRGEMVTGTIQRFEGGAVTVNLGKTDGLLPRSESIPGESHHPGERVRAIVLDVRKVGQRVKIILSRTHPDFVRRLFELEIPEIADQTIQIKALAREAGYRSKVAVSSLDQKVDAVGACVGVRGTRIKNIVDELGGERIDIVRWNEALQVLIPNALQPAEIEEVLLCNLLGRAIVLVRDDQLSLAIGRRGQNVRLASKLVGWDIEIMTSEELDELIDKAVGLFSALEGCDTDLANRLVEQGILSYDDLSIMEIDHLVSTVEGFDEPLARSLVSQAEHLAELAEQDETPRRKGARSLASAASAEPRAEPVEPIVEPAPDDEHEPAASALDSEATVSPPDDSEASASDAPESAETGSQDLGEASDPTETAASYDSHDLDLADEAGHLEHRGHEVTHAPIDDEEDPDETDVPPFEIRIGRVVPPPAEAEPESNAPAVDSAERPASPPSAPEPSTASSAEVSGADSPEPSAMDREEP